In Podospora pseudoanserina strain CBS 124.78 chromosome 5, whole genome shotgun sequence, a single window of DNA contains:
- a CDS encoding hypothetical protein (EggNog:ENOG503PCS8; COG:S) gives MGGLFIVPLPLAIPLIFLVVVLMPFIPVSWPGIITVQIYRGRRDGISPREISRKCLKGIAWSYGIPCITILVLWIMCIVQVVLVIWWAVGLCRRAGDINEWKRLGRQMVDLPREVQNLWLRVQVWGGMKLRKRPEVEKGGEKKEEELEETKRYTFEMLGTPTSVRLLTIFPEGDYMAPLRGEIRSVDLRTNPTYDALSYTWADEEGETAKTGHISLVFNAKRGIYRQLGIGHNCELAMRRLRRKGKSRTVWIDAVCINQADLEERSQQVKLMSRIFVSARQVVVYTGEGTPQTDGLYDWLNDIDAEKLAVPSGGLFSPQSALQFLHRPEGVLGKLQEVSNDVAVRMEEIGRLIRGYSERVKRLLRELWMVYSMGVIPRRPPEPSDLHRVLREYFSRRWFKRVWVLQEASLPEMKRVRVLCGNRETAGERAMHLLSMLMSQGQGDIDVGRVFVLLRQKPVASQERSSRGSHLLDLLIETRGRQCEDPRDKIFGVLNIAHWLDGVGAGREELDKISYFTPVAQVYAGYSALLIRRHGPGFFLSLIKSSPAIKGLPSWAADWTVPWPNSRALQGAADFPARSRYSSQKDKALEFDPKNKVMKIMRPRIVRGFFAWTGQGDGEDTIQTVEVKRLDREEVLVEIYPGLAMLLRQHGEDWTFVKVCPHALDKVGVERLVASWSRTVVYQENPGRIQEVDEEVGSIRSRSPRGYLGKTRVWRIV, from the coding sequence ATGGGGGGCTTGTTTATTGTCCCGCTTCCCCTCGCCATCCCTCTCATCTTTCTCGTTGTTGTCCTCATGCCTTTTATTCCTGTCTCCTGGCCGGGTATTATTACTGTCCAGATCTACCGTGGGAGACGAGACGGTATATCTCCAAGAGAGATATCGAGAAAGTGTCTAAAGGGAATCGCATGGAGCTATGGTATACCATGCATCACTATCTTAGTGTTATGGATCATGTGCATCGTGCAAGTGGTGCTCGTGATCTGGTGGGCGGTGGGACTGTGTCGGAGGGCAGGGGATATCAACGagtggaagaggttggggaggcagATGGTGGATTTGCCGAGGGAGGTGCAGAACCTGTGGTTGAGGGTGcaggtttggggagggatgaagttgaggaagaggcctgaggtggaaaaggggggggagaagaaagaggaggagctggaggagacaAAGCGGTATACTTTTGAAATGTTGGGCACGCCCACTTCGGTGAGGCTGTTGACTATTTTCCCAGAGGGGGATTACATGGCGCCACTGAGGGGGGAGATTAGGAGTGTGGATCTGCGGACGAACCCGACGTACGATGCGCTGTCGTATACCTgggctgatgaggagggtgagacTGCAAAGACGGGTCACATCTCGCTGGTGTTCAATGCGAAAAGGGGGATATACCGACAGCTTGGGATAGGCCACAACTGTGAGCTGGCGATGCGACGACTGCGGCGGAAGGGCAAAAGCAGGACGGTGTGGATCGATGCTGTGTGTATCAACCAGGCTGATCTTGAGGAAAGGAGTCAGCAGGTGAAGCTTATGTCGAGGATATTTGTCTCGGCGAgacaggtggtggtgtacaCCGGTGAGGGAACGCCACAGACAGATGGGCTGTACGACTGGCTCAATGATATTGATGCTGAGAAACTGGCGGTGCCATCTGGGGGTCTGTTCAGTCCACAGTCGGCCCTTCAGTTTCTTCACCGGCCAGAAGGCGTCCTCGGCAAGCTGCAAGAGGTCAGCAACGACGTCGCCGTACGAATGGAGGAGATAGGTCGGCTGATAAGAGGATATTCTGAAAGGGTGAAAAGGTTGCTGAGGGAGCTGTGGATGGTCTACTCGATGGGGGTAATACCCAGGCGACCGCCGGAGCCGAGTGACTTGCACCGGGTTCTGAGAGAATACTTTTCCAGACGGTGGTTCAAGAGAGTCTGGGTGCTGCAGGAGGCTTCCCTCCCAGAGATGAAGAGGGTCCGAGTGTTGTGCGGTAATCGAGAGACAGCTGGAGAGCGGGCTATGCATCTGTTGAGCATGCTGATgtctcaaggccaaggggaTATCGACGTGGGCAGGGTCTTTGTTTTGCTACGACAAAAGCCCGTTGCTAGCCAAGAAAGGAGCTCGCGAGGCTCGCATCTGCTGGATCTGCTGATTGAGACAAGGGGCAGACAGTGTGAAGACCCGAGAGACAAGATCTTTGGGGTTCTCAATATTGCTCACTGGCTGGATGGAGTGGGAGCTGGTCGAGAAGAGTTGGACAAGATCAGCTATTTCACGCCTGTGGCGCAAGTGTACGCAGGATACTCGGCCCTTCTTATCCGGCGACACGGACCTGGGTTCTTTTTGTCACTGATCAAGTCTTCACCAGCCATCAAGGGCTTGCCGTCCTGGGCTGCAGACTGGACTGTGCCTTGGCCCAACTCAAGGGCCTTGCAAGGTGCTGCTGACTTTCCTGCCCGATCAAGATATTCTTCTCAAAAGGACAAGGCCCTAGAGTTCGaccccaagaacaaggtcaTGAAAATTATGAGACCGAGAATAGTAAGGGGCTTCTTTGCCTGGACCGGacagggagatggcgaggataCGATTCAGACGGTGGAGGTCAAGCGATTGGACcgagaggaggttttggtcGAGATTTACCCTGGGCTGGCCATGTTGTTGAGGCAACATGGTGAAGACTGGACATTTGTCAAAGTATGTCCACACGCGTTGGATAAGGTGGGGGTGGAGCGGCTGGTGGCTAGCTGGAGCAGGACGGTGGTCTATCAGGAGAATCCAGGCAGGATACaagaggtggatgaggaggttggaagtATCAGGTCGCGGTCTCCCAGGGGCTATCTTGGGAAGACTAGAGTGTGGAGGATTGTATGA
- the AIM24 gene encoding Altered inheritance of mitochondria protein 24, mitochondrial (COG:S; EggNog:ENOG503NXJ1), with translation MRGQAPLLRLSQTTRLTRPTTTTLSSRPSFVCWQCRTVQISASPTNRPGPDAFDAGRAAQTDAQFEVIGAPHSLLSVSLSASQRLYTRRGILVSVGGKVENVHSALSILSPMSRAFLGIPFLYQRITSTSPVTALIATKSANTTFSILRLDGTTDWMVAQRNALLAWTGHTLRLSPRIQQGLSLAHWGNTYITGRGLAALSAPGQVYDMVLKEGEEIVLHPSHVVAYTINKNPPRPFRLKSTTLSFQIPAVPSSIKAASQRFMPDRVARFWNAMRDTSIYKGLASFLFNLRTATRRTIWGDRLFLHFQGPRTILMSSRGVRVRDVLTKDDVNEIADAKAGVVPEAVELTTHPRIQDKKAEDQPTKIHIANVKGDGKVSFEDVKSLNEFVR, from the exons ATGCGCGGTCAAGCGCCTCTTCTCAGGCTATCTCAAACAACAAGGCTAACACGACctaccaccacaaccctctCCTCGAGGCCAAGCTTTGTTTGCTGGCAATGTCGAACAGTTCAGATTAGCgcatcccccaccaaccgGCCAGGCCCCGATGCCTTTGACGCAGGCCGCGCTGCTCAGACGG ATGCCCAATTCGAGGTTATTGGCGCTCCACATTCCCTGCTGTCGGTTTCCCTCTCGGCATCCCAGCGGCTCTACACAAGACGAGGTATCTTGGTGTCAGTAGGCGGCAAGGTTGAAAAT GTACACTCCGCCCTCTCGATTCTCTCCCCCATGAGCCGAGCCTTTCTTGGCATCCCGTTCCTCTACCAGCGCATAACCTCCACGAGCCCAGTTACCGCCTTAATAGCCACCAAGTCCGCCAACACAACCTTCTCTATTCTCCGTCTCGATGGCACAACCGACTGGATGGTTGCGCAAAGGAATGCGCTTCTTGCTTGGACAGGTCACACGTTGAGATTATCGCCCCGCATCCAGCAAGGCTTGTCGCTGGCACACTGGGGCAACACATACATCACTGGCCGAGGGTTGGCAGCTCTCTCGGCGCCAGGACAGGTCTATGATATGGTTCTcaaggaaggggaggagattgttTTACACCCATCACACGTGGTCGCTTATACCATCAACAAGAACCCCCCACGGCCCTTCCGTCTCAAGAGCACCACCTTAAGCTTCCAAATTCCCGCCGTCCCGAGTTCGATAAAAGCCGCCTCCCAGAGGTTCATGCCCGACCGAGTGGCCAGATTCTGGAACGCTATGCGCGATACCTCGATCTACAAAGGACTTGCCAGTTTCCTGTTTAACCTGAGAACGGCCACCAGAAGGACGATATGGGGTGACAGGCTATTCCTCCACTTTCAAGGGCCGAGAACCATCCTCATGTCCAGCCGCGGTGTTCGGGTTAGGGATGTCTTGACCAAGGACGACGTCAATGAGATTGCAGATGCCAAGGCGGGCGTGGTACCAGAGGCTGTTGAGCTGACCACTCACCCCAGGATTCAGGacaagaaggcggaggatCAACCGACCAAGATTCACATTGCCAACGTGAAGGGGGATGGCAAGGTCAGCTTTGAAGACGTAAAGTCTCTGAATGAGTTTGTGAGGTGA
- a CDS encoding hypothetical protein (COG:Z; EggNog:ENOG503NWYH), giving the protein MSVRVVARIRPLLEKELDKDVIVTADRAQDGKPLTIVKIPSPKNEAEEFSFAFNSVYDQATTQEELFTAEVAPHLKALFQGYDVTIFAYGVTGTGKTHTMRGGLKLAERGVIPRLLSNVFRRGKKLAKDSNGETTVDVALSYYEIYNDKVFDLLEPPEKRTPSGLPLREKDGKTMVVGLSERTCEDLKDFEKLYIEANNNRVTAATKLNAHSSRSHAILRVKVTQTTGDMVRESTASAIDLAGSEDNRRTDNGKERLIESAAINKSLFVLSQCIDAISRGDKRIPYRESKMTRILSLGQNNGITIMILNLAPIRSYHLDTISSLNVSSRAKRIEVREIENEVVFKQLPRSTVGLGGPNVIRQPLRPLANAHNVATGAVLAAKAAEKAAEKADKPAKAFMVYTDKKPAAAPARPVPAVANTSSKLQPPMVITKRISDVTDSALRPSKLARPTQIGLPRPAVAAPAKEQQLSISAAQIEAMVEKKVAEILASRAAELTPPATTPEPAAQPKEEISEDVKRRLEALEKRIEKESSREDGRSEGLRLLLQARQAKERGEEEETLRLYESALPYFPGQTKLLAKIEKLKIKLGKMAPEERTTPRKTKKILVLRDEDGEYDGTEADVEDDVPLRQRKTSKKKVSKASDGEESTGPASPRTQQLLDIVNSRDLALIKGLHGFGAKKAQDLVDVLNLKGDGTDEVNRIASLSQLKMLPGIGTRTVERAYEGLTLEV; this is encoded by the exons ATGTCGGTTCGCGTTGTCGCCAGAATACGCCCTCTTCTCGAAAAAGAGCTGGACAAGGACGTCATTGTCACGGCCGACAGAGCCCAGGATGGCAAGCCCTTGACCATCGTCAAGATCCCGAGCCCCAAGAACGAGGCCGAAGAGTTCTCGTTCGCCTTCAACAGTGTCTACGACCAGGCCACCACCCAGGAGGAATTGTTCACCGCTGAAG TGGCGCCGCACTTGAAGGCGTTGTTCCAGGGCTATGATGTGACAATCTTTGCCTATGGAGTGACGGGTACGGGCAAGACGCACACGATGCGTGGTGGGCTTAAGCTGGCCGAGCGTGGTGTCATCCCCCGGCTCTTGAGTAACGTCTTCCGTAGAGGCAAGAAACTGGCCAAGGACAGCAACGGGGAGACAACGGTGGATGTGGCCTTGTCCTACTACGAAATCTACAATGACAAGGTGTTTGACTTGTTAGAGCCACCGGAGAAGCGGACCCCTTCTGGTCTTCCACTGCGCGAGAAGGACGGCAAGacaatggtggtgggtttgtcGGAGCGAACGTGCGAGGATCTCAAGGATTTTGAGAAGCTGTACATTgaagccaacaacaaccgagTGACGGCTGCCACCAAACTCAATgcccacagcagcagaagccaCGCCATCTTGCGGGTCAAGGTGACACAAACGACGGGAGACATGGTCCGGGAGAGCACGGCTTCTGCCATTGACCTGGCCGGCTCGGAAGATAACCGGCGGACGGACAATGGCAAGGAAAGGCTGATTGAGTCGGCCGCCATCAACAAGTCGCTTTTCGTGCTGAGTCAGTGCATCGATGCTATCTCGCGTGGCGACAAGCGCATTCCATATCGGGAGTCCAAGATGACACGGATCTTGTCGCTCGGCCAGAAcaacggcatcaccatcatgatCCTCAATTTGGCCCCCATTCGCAGCTACCACCTCGACACGATCAGCAGCTTAAACGTTAGTTCCCGGGCCAAGCGCATCGAGGTTCGCGAAATTGAGAATGAGGTTGTGTTCAAGCAGCTACCGCGGAGCactgttgggttgggtggccCCAATGTCATTCGTCAGCCTCTTCGGCCATTGGCGAATGCACACAATGTTGCCACGGGTGCTGTACTCGCGGCGAAAgctgctgagaaggctgccgagaaAGCCGACAAACCGGCCAAGGCTTTTATGGTTTATACTGACAAGAAGCCTGCCGCTGCCCCAGCACGGCCCGTGCCTGCTGTAGCtaacacctcctccaagctccaGCCTCCAATGGTGATCACCAAACGGATTTCGGATGTCACGGATTCGGCGCTCAGGCCATCAAAGCTCGCCCGCCCTACCCAAATCGGTCTTCCCCGCCCAGCAGTAGCTGCGCCGGCTAAGGAACAGCAATTATCTATCTCGGCAGCGCAGATCGAAGCcatggtggagaagaaggtggccgAGATTCTTGCCTCCCGCGCTGCCGAACTCACTCCCCCCGCGACGACCCCTGAGCCTGCCGCACAACCCAAAGAAGAGATCAGCGAAGACGTGAAACGGCGGTTGGAAGCCTTGGAGAAGCGTATCGAGAAGGAATCATCCCGAGAGGACGGGCGGTCGGAAGGTCTCCGCTTGTTGCTGCAGGCACGCCAAGCGAAGGAGagaggcgaagaggaggaaacgCTGCGGCTGTACGAGAGCGCATTGCCGTACTTCCCCGGACAGACAAAACTGTTGGCGAAGATTGAAAAGCTGAAGATCAAATTGGGAAAGATGGCGCCAGAGGAGCGGACAACACCCAGGAAGACCAAGAAAATTCTGGTGCTGAGAGATGAGGACGGAGAATATGATGGGACAGAGGCCGAtgtcgaggatgatgttcCTCTCCGTCAGCGTAAGACGTCTAAGAAGAAGGTGTCCAAGGCATcagatggagaagagagcACGGGGCCAGCTTCGCCCAGGACACAGCAGCTGCTGGATATTGTCAACTCCAGAGATTTGGCGCTTATCAAGGGCCTGCATGGGTTTGGGGCCAAGAAAGCGCAGGATCTGGTTGATGTCCTCAATCTTAAGGGGGATGGCACCGACGAGGTCAACAGGATTGCGTCATTGTCGCAGCTGAAAATGCTGCCCGGCATTGGCACCCGGACTGTGGAGAGGGCCTATGAAGGGCTCACTCTGGAGGTGTAA
- the ATM1 gene encoding Iron-sulfur clusters transporter atm1, mitochondrial (EggNog:ENOG503NUAA; COG:Q), producing the protein MAPQARIMMSSTTTFHRAALSPPFSLLLRTRTRTTTPWNNTHRLSALSPSSPLRAVFHTSLPRLWGPRGPPTPEPTQTQTPTKGGPKGAKPQFDPLAAIDKSAQEQRKADWAIMKEMSRYIWPKDSFGDKMRVMIAVGLLVGAKVLNVQVPFFFKEIVDSLNMDFGTTGGTVTAAAGAMILAYGGARIGAVVSQELRNAVFSSVAQKAIRRVATKTFGHLLNLDLSFHLSKQTGGLTRAIDRGTKGISFLLTSMVFHIVPTALEITMVCGILTYQFGWEFAAITACTMATYTAFTIWTTAWRTKFRRQANAADNRASTVAVDSLINYEAVKYFNNEKYEIGRYDRALQQYEKSSIKVATSLAFLNSGQNIIFSSALTIMMWLGAKGIVAGTLSVGDLVLINQLVFQLSVPLNFLGSVYRELRQSLLDMETLFNLQKVNVSIKEKEGAKALALPKGGEIKFEDVNFGYYEDRPILRNLSLTIPAGKKVAVVGPSGCGKSTLLRLLFRSYDAQSGRILIDDQDIKDVTLESLRKSIGVVPQDTPLFNDTVELNIRYGNMDAPAEDVFAAAQRAHIHDKIESWPHGYQTKVGERGLMISGGEKQRLAVSRLILKDPPLLFFDEATSALDTHTEQALMSNINEILRGKERTSVFVAHRLRTIYDADLIIVLKEGSLVEQGTHKELLEKGGLYSELWSAQERWGEEEINAEKKE; encoded by the coding sequence aTGGCTCCCCAGGCGCGAATCATGATGTCCTCCACGACAACCTTCCACCGGGCAGCTCTCTCgcctcccttctccctcctcctccgcactCGAACCAGAACAACCACACCATGGAACAACACCCACCGATTATCTGCCCTCTCCCCGTCCTCGCCCCTTCGAGCCGTCTTCCACACCAGCTTACCCCGACTATGGGGCCCTCGCGGtccaccaacaccagaacccacacagacacagacaCCCACAAAAGGAGGACCAAAGGGGGCAAAACCACAATTTGACCCCCTCGCGGCGATAGACAAGTCAGCTCAGGAGCAACGCAAAGCTGATTGGGCGATTATGAAGGAAATGTCGCGGTACATTTGGCCAAAGGACAGCTTCGGCGACAAGATGAGGGTCATGATCgcggttgggttgttggtcGGTGCCAAGGTGCTTAACGTGCAggtgcccttcttcttcaaggaAATCGTCGACTCTCTCAACATGGACTTTGGGACCACTGGCGGGACTGTCACGGCTGCGGCTGGGGCTATGATTCTAGCGTACGGCGGCGCGAGGATAGGAGCTGTCGTCTCGCAAGAGTTGCGAAATGCGGTTTTCTCCTCGGTGGCTCAAAAGGCGATCAGACGGGTGGCCACCAAGACGTTTGGCCATCTGCTCAATCTGGACTTGAGTTTCCACTTGTCCAAGCAGACGGGTGGTTTGACGAGGGCGATTGATAGGGGTACCAAGGGTATCAGCTTCCTGCTGACGAGCATGGTCTTTCACATTGTGCCTACCGCGCTCGAGATCACCATGGTTTGTGGCATCCTCACTTATCAGTTCGGGTGGGAGTTTGCTGCCATCACGGCTTGCACCATGGCGACGTATACCGCTTTTACCATTTGGACTACGGCATGGAGGACAAAGTTTAGGAGGCAGGCAAACGCGGCAGACAACCGCGCTTCGACGGTCGCGGTGGACAGTCTGATCAACTACGAGGCGGTCAAGTACTTTAACAATGAAAAGTACGAGATTGGGCGCTATGACCGGGCCCTGCAGCAGTACGAGAAGAGCAGCATTAAGGTGGCGACTTCTCTGGCGTTTCTGAACTCTGGACAAAACATCATCTTCTCTTCGGCGCTGACGATCATGATGTGGCTGGGTGCCAAGGGGATCGTGGCGGGTACGCTGTCAGTGGGTGATCTGGTCCTCATCAACCAGTTGGTGTTTCAGCTGTCGGTCCCTCTCAACTTTTTGGGGTCTGTCTACCGCGAGCTGAGGCAGTCACTTCTAGACATGGAGACTCTGTTTAATCTGCAAAAGGTCAACGTCAgcatcaaggagaaggagggcgcCAAGGCGTTGGCTCTCCCCAAAGGCGGCGAGATCAAGTTTGAGGATGTCAACTTTGGATACTACGAGGACCGGCCGATTCTCCGGAATTTGAgcctcaccatccccgcgGGCAAGAAGGTTGCTGTGGTCGGACCGTCTGGGTGTGGCAAGTCGACGCTGCTCAGGTTGCTGTTCCGCAGCTACGACGCCCAGAGCGGGAGGATCTTGATTGACGACCAGGATATCAAGGATGTTACGCTTGAATCTTTAAGGAAAAGCATTGGTGTCGTGCCGCAGGATACACCGCTGTTCAACGACACTGTCGAGTTGAATATTCGGTATGGGAACATGGACGCCCCGGCGGAGGACGTCTTTGCCGCGGCGCAGAGGGCGCACATTCACGACAAGATTGAGTCTTGGCCCCACGGGTACCAAACCAAGGTTGGCGAAAGGGGTTTGATGATctctggtggtgagaagcAGCGGTTGGCGGTTTCGCGGTTGATTCTGAAGGACCCGCCGCTCTTGTTCTTTGATGAGGCGACGAGCGCGTTGGACACGCACACGGAGCAGGCGTTGATGAGCAACATTAATGAGATTTTGCGGGGCAAGGAAAGGACGAGCGTTTTTGTTGCTCACAGGTTGAGGACGATATATGATGCTGATTTGATTATCGTGCTGAAGGAGGGAAGCTTGGTGGAGCAGGGGACGCACAAGGAGctgctggagaagggggggttgtatAGCGAGCTGTGGAGTGCGCAggagagatggggggaggaggagatcaacgCTGAGAAGAAAGAGTAG
- a CDS encoding hypothetical protein (COG:E; EggNog:ENOG503NVF0) encodes MSPRVPPKGVYVPSPTFFLPRGSSSSSSSSPESTHGQLPVDIPSQTSHSIFLARSGITGLVLLGSTGEAIHLSRTERASLVSGVRKGLDEAGYPNYPIMAGVLTNGIDETLQWLDDYASAGAGWGLVLVPGYFGAAATTQEGIVEYFREVAKRSRIPVLVYNYPGVTNGVVVQPETYTKLAGLENVVGVKMSHGNVSIHLQVGLDPGINHEEFRVYSGFGQQLGPVVLFGGAGVIDGLAGFYPRTVVRLMGLVEGGELTGERRKEVQKLQYVVSKAEEFIVRYGIFGIKEAVFRVTGLGTLEKGRPPLLGGLAEGEWERGRKLFLEDIESVEEELKGT; translated from the coding sequence ATGTCCCCCCGCGTCCCCCCCAAAGGTGTCTACGTCCCCTCCCCgaccttcttcctcccccggggctcctcctcctcctcctcctcctcccccgaaaGCACCCACGGCCAACTACCCGTCgacatcccctcccaaacatcccactccatcttcctcgcccggTCCGGCATCACAGGTCTGGTGCTGCTAGGCTCGACAGGCGAGGCGATCCACCTCTCCCGCACCGAGCGCGCCTCCCTCGTCTCCGGCGTCCGCAAAGGTCTCGACGAAGCCGGGTATCCCAACTACCCCATCATGGCCGGCGTCTTGACCAACGGCATCGACGAGACCCTTCAATGGCTCGACGACTACGCCTCCGCCGGTGcaggttggggtttggtgcTCGTGCCGGGGTATTTCGGCGCTGCTGCTACCACGCAGGAGGGGATAGTGGAGTATTTCAGGGAGGTTGCGAAGCGGTCGAGGATACCGGTGCTGGTGTACAACTACCCTGGGGTGACGaacggggtggtggtgcagccCGAGACGTACACCAAACTCGCGGGGTTGGAGAATGTGGTTGGGGTTAAGATGAGTCATGGGAACGTGTCGATTCATTTGCAGGTTGGGCTTGACCCGGGGATTAATCATGAGGAGTTTAGGGTGTATAGCGGGTTTGGGCAACAGTtggggccggtggtgttgtttgggggggcCGGGGTGATTGATGGGTTGGCGGGGTTTTATCCGAggacggtggtgaggttgatggggttggtggaggggggggagctgacgggggagaggaggaaggaggttcAGAAGTTGCAGTATGTGGTTAGTAAGGCGGAGGAGTTTATTGTGAGGTATGGAATTTTTGGGATTAAAGAGGCGGTGTTTAGGGTTACAGGGTTGGGGAcgctggagaaggggagacCGCCGCTGCTGGGGGGGCTGGcagagggggagtgggagagggggaggaagttgTTTTTGGAGGATATTGAGAgcgttgaggaggagttgaaggggACGTGA
- a CDS encoding hypothetical protein (EggNog:ENOG503P8FI; COG:Q), whose product MPSKTAILVVDIQNSLATNPCTKIPHAARVCEAGTSILQVARQIRDTRVREHSLPPGFITVFVQHQESPEEGLLVFGTDPWGLVFKPRQGLENGEDFVVAKSVRTAFSNPVLEQILREHGVEELVIFGIQSECCVEATCHGAIDAGFAITLLSGAHSTYPEPEARPEEIEAQVEARVRARGATVVRWEDAVEVWEKKGQVLGPYQ is encoded by the exons ATGCCTTCCAAAACAGCCATTCTAGTCGTTGACATCCAAAACTCCCTGGCGACAAATCCATGCACCAAAATACCTCATGCGGCCCGGGTTTGTGAGGCGGGAACCAGCATTCTTCAAGTAGCTCGGCAGATTCGAGACACCCGAGTACGGGAACATAGTCTTCCTCCGGGCTTCATCACCGTATTTGTGCAGCACCAAGAGTCGCCAGAAGAGGGGCTGTTGGTCTTTGGAACAGACCCTTGGGGTTTGGTCTTCAAGCCACGACAAGGTTTGGAGAATGGAGAGGACTTTGTTGTCGCAAAATCAGTCC GCACTGCTTTTTCCAACCCGGTGCTTGAGCAGATACTCAGAGAGCACGGCGTGGAAGAGTTGGTCATCTTCGGCATTCAGAGCGAATGCTGCGTCGAGGCCACCTGCCATGGCGCCATCGATGCTGGCTTTGCCATCACACTGCTTTCAGGGGCACACTCGACGTATCCCGAACCCGAGGCCAGACCAGAAGAGATTGAGGCACAGGTAGAGGCCCGTGTGCGGGCAAGGGGAGCGACAGTGGTCAGGTGGGAGGATGCAGTCGAGGTatgggagaagaagggccaGGTCCTCGGACCATATCAGTAG